One Acidobacteriota bacterium genomic region harbors:
- a CDS encoding type II secretion system F family protein translates to MAWLVLLAIVTCAGAAWALAVSWSVRRKSLRRLRAYRDADDGLGAVVAPRRVGRRGGLRRWLDLAGYRGDVAAPVFLGATGAAVLMGALGAWLVSTPAAQAWFRAGLGNMPGGLGDALLSVVTLTPWLLFLGLAAVPALVVRAARRERVNAIEQDLPLTLELYATLAEAGLGFDAATSRILESQPSRPLARELRAFQRELLGGIPRVQALRNIARRLEVGSVTVFISALVQAEQVGASVTETLRRQADDLRDRRRQRALTLAQALPVKLVFPLVTCFLPGIFLSILGPAIQQLIQVVDSVLRGAR, encoded by the coding sequence ATGGCGTGGCTGGTCCTTCTCGCGATCGTGACGTGTGCCGGAGCCGCCTGGGCCCTGGCCGTCTCGTGGTCGGTGAGGCGCAAGAGCCTGCGCCGCCTGCGTGCCTATCGCGACGCCGACGATGGGCTCGGGGCCGTCGTCGCGCCGAGGCGGGTCGGCCGGCGCGGCGGCCTTCGCCGGTGGCTCGACCTCGCCGGCTATCGCGGCGACGTGGCCGCCCCGGTGTTCCTGGGGGCGACGGGAGCCGCGGTGCTGATGGGCGCGCTCGGCGCGTGGCTGGTGTCGACGCCCGCCGCCCAGGCCTGGTTCCGGGCGGGGCTCGGGAACATGCCCGGCGGCCTCGGGGACGCGTTGCTGTCGGTGGTCACGCTGACCCCCTGGCTGCTCTTCCTCGGGCTCGCCGCCGTGCCGGCGCTGGTCGTCCGAGCCGCACGCCGGGAGCGGGTCAACGCGATCGAGCAGGACCTGCCGCTGACGCTCGAGCTGTACGCCACGCTCGCCGAGGCGGGGCTCGGCTTCGACGCCGCGACCTCGCGCATCCTCGAGTCGCAGCCGTCACGGCCGCTCGCGCGCGAGCTGCGGGCGTTCCAGCGCGAGCTGCTGGGCGGGATTCCGCGCGTGCAGGCCCTCCGCAACATTGCCAGGCGGCTCGAGGTCGGTTCGGTCACGGTCTTCATCTCGGCGCTCGTGCAGGCCGAGCAGGTTGGCGCCAGCGTCACCGAGACGCTGCGCCGGCAGGCCGACGACCTCCGCGATCGTCGGCGCCAGCGGGCGCTGACGCTCGCACAGGCGCTGCCCGTCAAGCTCGTCTTCCCACTCGTCACCTGTTTCCTGCCCGGGATCTTCCTGTCGATACTGGGGCCTGCAATCCAGCAGCTCATCCAGGTCGTCGACAGCGTGCTCCGCGGTGCGCGGTAG
- a CDS encoding four helix bundle protein, which produces MRDYHQLDVWQRAMTYAVEIYALTAQLPDTERFNLTAQLRRAVTSVPLNLAEGCGCSTDAEFARFVGYAYRSLKEVLTGLELCQRIYPSLPASPVATLLDEGNQIARMAPSLMQRLGMETKSRPW; this is translated from the coding sequence ATGCGGGACTACCACCAGCTCGACGTCTGGCAGCGCGCCATGACCTACGCCGTCGAGATCTACGCGCTCACGGCGCAGCTGCCGGACACGGAGCGGTTCAACCTGACCGCCCAACTCCGGCGGGCGGTAACGTCGGTCCCCTTGAACCTCGCCGAGGGCTGCGGCTGCAGCACCGACGCCGAGTTCGCCCGGTTCGTCGGCTACGCCTACCGCTCGCTGAAGGAGGTCCTCACCGGCCTCGAGCTGTGTCAACGGATCTACCCGTCGCTCCCGGCGTCCCCCGTCGCCACGCTGCTCGACGAGGGCAATCAGATCGCGCGGATGGCGCCCAGCCTGATGCAACGCCTCGGGATGGAGACGAAGTCGCGGCCGTGGTGA
- a CDS encoding tetratricopeptide repeat protein: MTSPSASSLRRRRWSAAGGAAALLASLLVGCAPRTAHLRVDCQDADARLSAIWEPLRAAIVDPDGCRSLWTRGVPDPCAAWQRDLQRLAFVCPAHAPTLMVNAVLAYEDRRLTTAQQYLDDLFQVQPAHPEAAILRARVALEEGNLPFARRVLADQIRLRPDHAALREVYAGVLYLGADLQAARINLRVAENLGAPAWRLAYHRGLIEEAASNVADAERSYEAALAARPGWEPPARRLRGLRARAGQSNGTS; this comes from the coding sequence GTGACGTCCCCCTCCGCGTCGTCGCTCCGTCGCCGCCGGTGGTCCGCCGCCGGCGGCGCGGCCGCGCTGCTGGCCAGCCTGCTCGTCGGGTGTGCGCCGCGGACGGCACATCTCCGGGTCGACTGCCAGGACGCCGATGCGCGCCTCTCTGCCATCTGGGAGCCGCTGCGAGCGGCCATCGTCGACCCCGACGGTTGCCGGTCGCTCTGGACCAGGGGGGTGCCCGACCCCTGCGCCGCCTGGCAGCGCGACCTTCAGCGGCTCGCGTTCGTCTGCCCCGCACACGCGCCGACGCTGATGGTGAATGCGGTGCTGGCCTACGAGGACCGCCGGTTGACGACGGCGCAGCAGTATCTCGACGACCTGTTCCAGGTTCAACCGGCGCACCCCGAGGCGGCCATCCTGCGCGCCCGTGTGGCGCTCGAAGAAGGCAACCTCCCGTTTGCCCGGCGGGTCCTCGCCGACCAGATCCGCCTTCGCCCCGACCACGCCGCATTGCGGGAGGTCTACGCCGGCGTGCTGTACCTGGGGGCAGACCTGCAGGCGGCCCGGATCAACCTGAGGGTGGCCGAGAACCTGGGCGCACCGGCGTGGCGGCTGGCGTATCACCGCGGCCTCATCGAGGAGGCCGCCTCGAACGTGGCCGACGCCGAGCGCTCGTACGAGGCGGCCCTCGCCGCCCGACCCGGGTGGGAGCCCCCCGCCCGCCGGCTCAGGGGACTGCGGGCCCGGGCGGGCCAGTCGAACGGCACGAGCTGA
- a CDS encoding type II secretion system F family protein, producing MLAGAASMGGVAAYVWYDAWLRRRTLDRLRAEHTVDDEGVAWQPVAFPPRYRTLPGVAGALVAAGLVLAGWPLVYVLAFAVMTGVLALLVEEYIAERRVIGIEQQLAEAIDLIVGALRAGAALLGAFEATARETDAPLRTYLEEITGRIRLGDDPDEAMRELADRVPLETFRLFALTLAVHWEAGGSLAATLSTVGRTIRDRIELTRRVAAQSVESKVSSIGVLGITYAIAFVAWRTSPGPFEAFVSGDIGSLLVSAAIVLQAIGLLWMDRLSRIRF from the coding sequence GTGCTGGCCGGTGCGGCGTCGATGGGCGGCGTCGCCGCGTACGTCTGGTACGACGCGTGGCTGCGACGCCGGACGCTCGATCGTCTGCGAGCCGAGCACACCGTCGACGACGAGGGGGTCGCGTGGCAGCCGGTGGCCTTTCCGCCGCGGTACCGCACGCTGCCGGGCGTTGCCGGCGCCCTGGTCGCCGCGGGCCTGGTCCTGGCCGGCTGGCCGCTCGTCTACGTGCTGGCGTTCGCGGTCATGACCGGCGTGCTCGCCCTCCTGGTCGAGGAGTACATCGCCGAGCGTCGTGTGATCGGCATCGAACAGCAGCTCGCCGAGGCCATCGACCTGATCGTCGGGGCCCTGCGTGCCGGCGCCGCCCTGCTCGGCGCGTTCGAGGCGACGGCCCGCGAAACGGACGCGCCGCTGCGCACCTACCTCGAGGAGATCACCGGGCGGATCCGGCTCGGCGACGATCCCGACGAAGCCATGCGCGAGCTGGCCGACCGCGTGCCGCTCGAGACGTTCCGCCTGTTCGCGCTGACCCTGGCGGTGCACTGGGAGGCTGGCGGCAGTCTCGCGGCGACGCTCTCCACGGTGGGGCGGACCATTCGTGACCGAATCGAGCTCACCCGTCGCGTGGCGGCGCAAAGCGTCGAGTCGAAGGTCTCGTCGATCGGGGTGCTCGGTATCACCTATGCGATCGCGTTCGTGGCGTGGCGGACGAGCCCCGGGCCGTTCGAGGCCTTCGTGTCGGGCGACATCGGATCGCTCCTCGTGTCGGCCGCCATCGTGCTGCAGGCAATCGGGCTGCTCTGGATGGATCGCCTGAGCCGCATCAGGTTCTGA
- a CDS encoding pilus assembly protein: MTAPTRSGERGAVLVEFALIAFAFTVLLVATVDLGRLLFFAQATQDVARVAARELALTPLPADIDFETALEDERVLRRVFDPRYLVIDLDQVPGPAALDACVASWPLANQALRPLMILEQVGDRRLLRLPGALLAAGFEPPPNDVCPAGAVAADLTVGVPRVTGRDATGVETIEWVPVIEEVRPDPLDPGTGPFSLSPSASGTAARGVVALRVNIPWQGAMMSGFGSSPLGPFEPNLDRVIVADDDAVAIDGASRPAPGALLPLDQVAGAYAGPYGLGRQLAFGQQVRPFRKLLASQAVYRREIFLAE; the protein is encoded by the coding sequence ATGACCGCTCCGACACGCTCTGGCGAGCGCGGCGCCGTGCTCGTGGAGTTCGCGCTCATCGCGTTCGCCTTCACGGTGCTGCTCGTGGCGACGGTCGACCTCGGCCGGCTCTTGTTCTTCGCCCAGGCGACGCAGGATGTGGCGCGCGTCGCCGCACGCGAGCTGGCGCTCACCCCGCTTCCGGCAGACATCGACTTCGAGACGGCGCTCGAGGACGAGCGGGTGCTCCGGCGCGTGTTCGACCCGCGCTACCTCGTGATCGACCTCGACCAGGTGCCCGGCCCCGCGGCGCTCGATGCGTGCGTGGCCAGTTGGCCGCTGGCCAACCAGGCGTTGCGTCCGCTGATGATCCTCGAGCAGGTCGGCGATCGGCGCCTGCTGCGTCTGCCCGGCGCGCTGCTCGCCGCGGGGTTCGAGCCGCCGCCGAACGACGTGTGTCCGGCGGGCGCCGTCGCCGCCGACCTGACGGTGGGCGTTCCGCGGGTGACCGGACGCGATGCCACTGGCGTCGAGACGATCGAGTGGGTGCCCGTCATCGAGGAGGTACGGCCCGATCCGCTCGACCCGGGCACGGGCCCCTTCAGCCTGTCGCCGTCGGCGTCCGGCACGGCGGCCAGGGGCGTCGTCGCGCTGCGCGTCAACATCCCGTGGCAGGGCGCGATGATGAGTGGCTTCGGCAGCAGCCCGCTCGGACCCTTCGAGCCGAATCTCGATCGGGTGATCGTCGCCGACGACGACGCGGTGGCCATCGACGGGGCGTCGCGCCCGGCGCCGGGGGCCCTGCTGCCGCTCGATCAGGTCGCGGGTGCCTACGCCGGGCCCTACGGGCTCGGCCGCCAGCTCGCGTTCGGCCAGCAGGTGCGACCGTTTCGCAAGCTGCTGGCCAGTCAGGCCGTGTATCGGCGTGAGATCTTCCTCGCCGAGTAG
- a CDS encoding pilus assembly protein N-terminal domain-containing protein: protein MPPAPRRVSLSTALAAGVLCLVAEAGAQGLIAARPPTADAYTVTRSQHTRLVFSESIERLAVGDADLINAELISNREVLVLGRDTGRTTLIVWFASGTVREYLFTVQRDLSVLQAALHQVHAAITVAAAPDRDALVLTGTVPDATYSLAAEGVARNYLDAGERRRTPGLGPWLGVAGEAERAAVAADSGQTGDPTAPATPERAFEVAGGPTSPRGAVINLLRLETLPALPEDRVREAIAPLGGHMVSVRRVLRGSVRNDEEDVLVLEGRVPNQVALVRILSLASQLFAGRTAGADDLRVVADEGGALSGRQTGQDADASRRGQLGTSLGSGAGRAGLGRGSGRLTNQIMRNLGRAKVIEVAEGRVLSFIEVADLPQVRVNLRLYEVNRNRLRSYNANLAALASDFDQPSLTPSRGATAVQGDQAARVGGAGATAVQNVLSFLGGQLLNEFQLATGHHALDAAFSLLERDGIARSLTTPSLTVLSGELAQFQVGGEVPVPQAFSPAFGVVDNGQSPGTNAGVFSFVDFVPFGVVLQVRPLVGDDDVITIDVAPQVVTPDAALTQSLRQTTGQTQQTTAFETRSLTTSARLRDGQGLLVAGLTSRNASDTRTGSPGLRDVPGLGWLFRGEARNEDDLELVIVVNPVILRDPVPETALWAFPDPIEELIATPVGGLGGPR, encoded by the coding sequence GTGCCCCCAGCCCCCAGACGCGTCAGCCTCTCGACCGCGCTCGCCGCGGGGGTGCTGTGCCTGGTGGCCGAGGCCGGGGCCCAGGGCCTCATTGCCGCGCGGCCGCCAACGGCCGACGCATACACGGTGACCCGCTCGCAGCACACGCGGCTGGTCTTCTCCGAATCGATCGAGCGGCTCGCCGTGGGCGATGCCGACCTCATCAACGCCGAACTCATCAGCAATCGCGAGGTGCTGGTCCTCGGGCGCGACACGGGCCGGACGACGCTGATCGTGTGGTTCGCGTCGGGGACGGTGCGCGAGTACCTGTTCACGGTGCAGCGCGACCTCTCGGTGCTGCAGGCGGCGCTCCATCAGGTGCACGCCGCGATCACGGTCGCCGCCGCGCCCGATCGCGATGCCCTCGTCCTCACGGGGACCGTGCCCGACGCGACCTATTCCCTGGCGGCCGAAGGGGTGGCGCGCAACTACCTCGATGCCGGTGAACGCCGCCGAACGCCCGGTCTCGGACCGTGGCTCGGCGTCGCGGGCGAGGCCGAACGCGCCGCCGTCGCCGCCGACTCGGGGCAGACCGGCGACCCGACCGCCCCGGCGACGCCGGAGCGGGCGTTCGAGGTCGCTGGTGGGCCCACATCACCCCGAGGCGCCGTCATCAACCTGCTCCGACTCGAAACGCTGCCGGCTCTGCCCGAGGACCGCGTAAGGGAAGCCATCGCGCCGCTCGGTGGCCACATGGTCAGCGTGCGCCGCGTCCTGCGCGGCAGCGTGCGCAACGACGAGGAGGACGTGCTCGTGCTCGAGGGCCGCGTGCCCAACCAGGTGGCACTCGTGCGCATCCTCAGCCTGGCCTCCCAGTTGTTCGCGGGTCGGACAGCCGGCGCCGACGACCTGCGCGTCGTCGCCGACGAGGGCGGCGCCCTCTCGGGTCGTCAGACCGGGCAGGACGCGGACGCCTCGCGACGGGGCCAACTCGGTACGTCGCTCGGAAGCGGAGCCGGCCGGGCGGGGCTCGGCCGGGGCAGCGGGCGACTCACCAACCAGATCATGCGCAACCTCGGCCGGGCGAAGGTCATCGAGGTGGCCGAAGGCCGCGTGCTGTCGTTCATCGAGGTCGCCGACCTCCCGCAGGTTCGCGTGAACCTGCGGCTGTACGAGGTCAACCGCAACCGGCTGCGCAGCTACAACGCGAACCTCGCGGCCCTCGCGTCCGACTTCGACCAGCCCTCGCTCACCCCGTCCAGAGGTGCCACGGCGGTTCAGGGCGACCAGGCCGCGCGCGTCGGTGGCGCGGGCGCCACGGCAGTACAGAACGTCCTGTCGTTTCTCGGCGGGCAGCTGCTCAACGAGTTCCAGCTGGCGACCGGCCACCACGCGCTCGACGCCGCATTCTCCCTGCTCGAGCGCGACGGCATCGCCAGGAGCCTGACGACGCCATCGCTGACCGTGCTGTCGGGCGAACTGGCGCAGTTCCAGGTCGGCGGCGAGGTCCCCGTCCCGCAGGCGTTCTCACCTGCGTTCGGCGTCGTCGACAACGGGCAGTCGCCAGGCACGAACGCCGGCGTCTTCAGCTTCGTCGACTTCGTGCCGTTCGGTGTCGTGCTCCAGGTGCGCCCGCTCGTCGGCGACGACGACGTCATCACGATCGACGTCGCGCCGCAGGTCGTCACGCCGGATGCCGCGCTCACGCAGTCGTTGCGCCAGACCACCGGTCAGACACAGCAGACGACCGCGTTCGAGACGCGGTCGCTCACGACGAGCGCGCGGCTGCGCGATGGCCAGGGCCTGCTCGTGGCCGGCTTGACGTCGCGAAACGCGTCCGACACCCGAACCGGCTCGCCGGGCTTGCGCGACGTCCCTGGCCTCGGGTGGCTGTTCAGGGGTGAGGCGCGCAACGAGGACGACCTCGAGCTGGTCATCGTCGTGAACCCCGTGATCCTGCGCGACCCGGTGCCGGAGACGGCGCTCTGGGCGTTTCCGGATCCCATCGAGGAATTGATCGCGACGCCGGTCGGTGGTCTGGGAGGGCCCAGGTGA
- a CDS encoding prepilin peptidase, with protein MVLWIPFVAVLAAAVIDLRTREVPDAISLGVLVWALCATALGWHDVGWLGLGAGAIVGFGLGALLFWLGAFGGGDVKLVSAIGALLGPFGLLAMLVYVAIAGALLALVALVRGQREMAYVPAIAMGMLAFLVAKG; from the coding sequence ATGGTGCTGTGGATTCCATTCGTTGCCGTGCTGGCCGCCGCAGTGATCGATCTGCGGACGCGCGAAGTGCCCGATGCGATCTCGCTGGGCGTTCTGGTGTGGGCCCTGTGCGCGACGGCGCTCGGCTGGCACGACGTCGGCTGGCTGGGGCTGGGCGCGGGGGCCATCGTGGGCTTCGGGCTCGGGGCGCTTCTCTTCTGGCTGGGCGCGTTCGGCGGCGGCGACGTGAAGCTCGTCTCGGCGATTGGCGCGCTGCTCGGGCCGTTCGGTCTGTTGGCCATGCTCGTGTACGTCGCCATCGCCGGTGCACTGCTCGCGCTCGTCGCGCTCGTGCGAGGGCAGCGCGAGATGGCTTACGTGCCGGCGATTGCCATGGGCATGCTGGCGTTCCTGGTGGCGAAGGGATGA
- a CDS encoding CpaF family protein, with the protein MSDPRAPFSRSLSADAAERLRGTIKRQVFRVVADESRPTLIERVNERSGYLALKGVLQERLLTELGERNLLGSGEQTVAAAVVEFVTRVVATEEVPLNDLERQRLAEELTEETIGVGPLAPLMADPAVTDILVNGPHQVYVERFGRLEPTDVRFRDDEHVVRVIERIAARVGRRIDVSSPMADLRLPDGSRVNATLPPVSIDGPTISIRRFGRRRLRRDQLLELGMMSPDMAHFLDIVVRARKNLLISGGTGAGKSTLLGALAEAIPDDERIITIEDTAELVLDQAHVVRLETRPVNVEGRGRILPRDLLINSLRMRPDRIIVGEVRGAEALDMLQAMNTGHDGGMCTIHANSPRDALSRLETMVLLAGTELPSRAVREQIVSALQLLVHVRRHEDGVRRIDSIAEVTGMEGVTPLLQDLFVYRRRGRDGRKLVGDFVATGIVPRVVEELRDTGASMPLDLFQKPRGHSGA; encoded by the coding sequence ATGAGCGATCCGCGCGCGCCGTTCTCGCGGTCGCTCTCTGCCGACGCCGCCGAGCGGCTGCGCGGCACGATCAAGCGTCAGGTGTTCCGCGTCGTGGCCGACGAGTCGCGGCCCACGTTGATCGAGCGAGTGAACGAGCGGTCGGGCTATCTCGCGCTGAAGGGCGTGCTCCAGGAGCGGCTGCTCACCGAGCTCGGCGAGCGCAACCTGCTCGGCAGTGGCGAGCAGACGGTCGCGGCCGCCGTCGTCGAGTTCGTGACGCGGGTCGTCGCGACGGAGGAGGTGCCGCTCAACGACCTCGAGCGGCAGCGGCTCGCCGAGGAGCTGACCGAGGAGACGATCGGTGTCGGTCCGCTCGCCCCGCTGATGGCCGATCCGGCCGTGACCGACATCCTCGTCAACGGGCCTCACCAGGTCTACGTGGAGCGGTTCGGGCGGCTCGAGCCCACCGACGTGCGCTTCCGCGACGACGAGCACGTCGTGCGGGTGATCGAGCGCATCGCCGCCCGCGTCGGGCGGCGCATCGACGTCTCCTCGCCGATGGCCGACCTGCGGCTGCCCGACGGCAGCCGCGTGAACGCGACGCTGCCGCCCGTCTCCATCGACGGCCCCACGATCTCGATCCGGCGCTTCGGCCGCCGCCGCCTGCGACGCGACCAGCTGCTCGAGCTCGGCATGATGTCGCCCGACATGGCGCACTTCCTCGACATCGTCGTGCGCGCGCGGAAGAACCTGCTGATCTCCGGCGGCACCGGTGCCGGCAAATCGACGCTGCTCGGGGCGCTCGCCGAGGCCATTCCCGACGACGAGCGCATCATCACAATCGAGGACACCGCCGAGCTCGTACTCGACCAGGCACACGTCGTGCGGCTCGAGACGCGTCCCGTGAACGTCGAGGGGCGCGGGCGCATCCTGCCGCGCGACCTGCTGATCAACAGCCTGCGCATGCGTCCCGATCGCATCATCGTCGGCGAGGTCCGTGGCGCGGAGGCGCTCGACATGCTGCAGGCCATGAACACGGGCCACGACGGCGGCATGTGCACGATTCACGCGAACTCGCCCCGCGACGCGCTCTCGCGCCTCGAGACGATGGTGCTGCTCGCCGGCACCGAGCTGCCGTCGCGCGCCGTGCGCGAGCAGATCGTCTCGGCGTTGCAGCTGCTCGTCCACGTCCGGCGCCACGAGGACGGCGTGCGCCGGATCGACAGCATCGCTGAGGTCACCGGCATGGAAGGCGTCACGCCGCTGCTGCAGGATCTCTTCGTCTACCGGCGGCGGGGCCGCGACGGGCGGAAGCTCGTCGGCGACTTCGTGGCGACCGGCATCGTGCCACGGGTGGTCGAGGAGCTGCGCGACACGGGCGCGTCGATGCCGCTCGACCTGTTCCAGAAGCCGCGCGGGCACTCGGGTGCTTGA
- a CDS encoding AAA family ATPase: MDRTLHLLVVGHGDTLRDEFDAALAGVPNHRPVTHHVGDLRHAVAAARSRQPDLICVEMARDTRMLTTFAREVGLVAPDAVVAAVYDPSQLAASESEGAIIIEALRARVQDFLRRPLSSTELRQLLDRVAAMRTAVPSVAAGTVVSFISNKGGVGKTTLAVSTACALAQRHPGQVLLIDASLQLGICALMLDLPTTPSIVDAVRDRDRLDETLLRRLSLPHAAGVRLLAAPTDAVEAASVDDEAIARVLTLARRAFDFVIVDTFPMLDSVVMAILDVSDRAFLVFQGTGPCVAGTARFLPVLDGLHVPTERQRLVLNQNYRSFAGNLTVADIESRLGREVDFAVPYQRRLMPAMNTGEPYVLRATRRWGFGRAIDDLVTSIETLRHEGLADAEPGARALAADGGREPV, encoded by the coding sequence GTGGACCGAACGCTGCATCTGCTCGTCGTGGGACACGGAGACACGCTGAGGGACGAGTTCGACGCCGCGCTCGCCGGCGTCCCGAACCATCGGCCCGTGACGCACCACGTGGGCGACCTCCGCCACGCCGTTGCCGCGGCGCGCAGCCGGCAGCCCGATTTGATCTGCGTCGAGATGGCACGCGACACCCGCATGCTCACGACCTTCGCCCGCGAGGTGGGGCTCGTCGCGCCCGATGCGGTGGTGGCGGCGGTGTACGACCCCTCGCAGCTCGCGGCCAGCGAGTCCGAGGGTGCGATCATCATCGAGGCCCTGCGCGCGAGGGTGCAGGATTTCCTGCGTCGCCCGCTCTCGAGCACCGAGCTCCGCCAGCTGCTCGATCGAGTCGCCGCGATGCGGACGGCGGTGCCGTCGGTCGCGGCCGGCACGGTGGTCTCGTTCATCAGCAACAAGGGGGGAGTGGGGAAGACCACGCTCGCCGTCTCGACGGCGTGCGCGCTCGCTCAGCGGCACCCGGGGCAGGTGCTGCTCATCGACGCCTCACTGCAGCTCGGCATCTGCGCGCTCATGCTCGATTTGCCGACCACGCCGTCGATCGTCGATGCCGTCCGAGACCGCGATCGGCTCGACGAGACGCTGTTGCGACGACTCTCGCTCCCGCATGCGGCAGGCGTCCGTCTGCTCGCCGCGCCGACCGACGCCGTCGAGGCGGCCTCGGTCGACGACGAGGCGATCGCGCGCGTGCTGACGCTGGCCAGGCGGGCCTTCGACTTCGTGATCGTCGATACCTTTCCAATGCTCGACAGCGTCGTCATGGCCATCCTCGACGTGTCCGATCGGGCGTTCCTCGTCTTCCAGGGGACCGGACCGTGCGTGGCGGGCACCGCACGCTTCCTGCCGGTGCTCGACGGGCTGCACGTCCCCACCGAGCGGCAGCGCCTCGTGCTGAACCAGAACTACCGGTCGTTTGCCGGGAACCTGACGGTAGCGGACATCGAGTCCCGGCTCGGCCGGGAAGTCGACTTCGCCGTGCCGTACCAACGTCGACTGATGCCCGCCATGAACACCGGCGAGCCGTACGTCCTGCGAGCCACGCGCCGGTGGGGGTTCGGGCGGGCCATCGACGATCTCGTGACGTCGATCGAGACGCTGCGGCACGAGGGCCTCGCCGACGCCGAACCCGGGGCCCGTGCCCTGGCCGCCGACGGCGGGAGGGAACCGGTATGA